CTCGTCGTTGTGATTTCCCCCCTTTGTAGAGAACTGCCTCGCATGCTTATCCCAGTGCAGCTGTCTTTTCTTCATTGCAATGCTATGCCCGAGCCACAGGATTCTTTCGCAACGCTTGCCTACGGTTGACGCAGGCTCAAAGTATTTTTCGTCGTCATCAATCGCCGTATTATCAAACCACTTCTTTGGGAAATAGGTTCCGGTATAGATTAAACCACGCATAGCATAGTCTTCGGGAAGAGGGTGCGCCTTACCACCTTCGGGCCACGGAATTTCCGGGGTATCCAACCGTGGTGTAAACTCGCTAGTCCGTAATAGATAGTTGAATAGTAAAGCAGTCTGTTCCCATGGGAGTGAGTCCTCTAAGTACTGTCTTCCCACGTCAAAATCCATCATAAACCAGTGGAATACTAAGAGGGTATGAAGGCATGGCAATGTGTTCTTGTCACCCCACCGAGCAATAACAATCTCATACGTGCGAGCTGCAAATCCCACCGCTGTCTTGAATGCGTCAGTCAGCACCGGATCTGGAAGATCATCCATCATAGTGTCGTCTGCTTGTTGACTCTTCAAAACAGCATTCATAAGGACATTTGACGTATCTCCAAAACCTAGGAGCAGGCAGCTTAATGAGATGCCAATAAAATACCTAGCCTTGTTAGCTTGCAGATCTCATGTTATTGTAATGACGTCTCTTACCCAGATTCAAGCCAATTTCCATGTTCTCTTCCAATGCGATTATCCAGAAGTTCCAGAAATTGCTTCATCGAGGGCTCGAGCTGATCCTCATGCGTGCCAGAGAAGAGTATGCCATGAACTCGCACAAAAGCTACATCAGCTGGCTCTAGACGTTGAGAAGCACTTGGATTTGCATTTAAGAGGGGATCAAATAGCGTCATGACGCTATCCCTAGCGCTGAGAAATGGCACTGGAACGCAGAGAGATTTAGCATAATAGTATAACTGTTGCAGGGCATTTGGTCGTGCCAAAATCGCTAGGTGGTGATAAAGTCGTCCGGTCATTGGTATCTTATCCGAAGCCTTAGTATACCAGAATCTTGATACACCAGTCCAAATTTCTCGATCTCGGatatcatcatcttcaactgCCATCCTGTAACGCCCTAAATCACCAAGACACTCTATCCACGTATCTTCAAACGCGGGAACTGTCTCATATAGCAACGCCATCATGGTATACGCGATATATATGAAGGTGAGCATATGCTCAAGCGAGCCAGGCAGTTTCCGCCTTAGAAGCTCTAAAAACGAGTGTATACCATGACGCCACATTCGTGCAGGCATAAAATACTTGGATGCAAGCCTTCGGAGCGCGGCGCTCGCTGATGGGTGTTGAGATGCCAATAAAAAGTCATGGTGCTCATGGAGAAGTGATCGGTGAAGAGAAATCAATGCATGATATTGCTCTTGACTTAGGTCAGTCTCCTTCTGTGTGCTATCATATTCAATGCACTTGCTCTCGAGCAAAACCAGTCCGGCATAGATGCCTTGGACTTCGGCGGCAAGCTGGTCTGAGGATATAGACCGAGTATCTGGTTGACGAAACAACTCCGATGTTGACGCAGCGGCATCGGCGGACTGTTTcggctggccatgatgttgTCCTGGATTGCGCTGGCCTTTATGCTGGGGAGACCGATGATGGCTGGAAGAGGACATCAACTGGCCATGCCTTGTCTGTGGCGTTCGTGGTCTTTGCGGCGAACCGGTCTTTCGGGCATCATCGGCAGTCCAGAGTTGACGACCAGTCGGGTTCTTGGTGCGAACAAAGTCATCATCTCTCTCACTGAGTCTGGCACGACTCCTGCCTGGAgtcggtggtgatgagccGCGTTGTTGGGTGATTGACGCGGGAGGGGAACATATCTTTTTACTTCCTCGGCGGGTAGATACTGAGTCATCCCCCGCTAAATTCAGCCTATCAAAGTCATCTTCAGCCCTGTCGGTGAAGTCAGGGTTGCCAGATACTGGTCGTTTTCTGGTCACTGCCCCGGCATTAGTGGTGTCCCCAGGGGGCCTGGTTTCTGAGCTTCTACACAATTTCGAACAAACCCGTTAGTATTAGTTTCAGATGTATGGAAATGGGATGCAGAGGAACTCACCGAGCCTTGGTGGCATCGTTGCCCTGGAGCGTACAGTTCTTGAAGGCTTCCTCAATATCAGAATGGTCAGCTGACGTTGGATGCTTCAACGTATAGTGCGCCTTGAATTCATCAAGGCTGTGCTGCACTTCGGCCTCGCAGAGCGGACATGAGA
The DNA window shown above is from Metarhizium brunneum chromosome 1, complete sequence and carries:
- the ESL1_0 gene encoding EST/SMG-like protein 1; amino-acid sequence: MDKLTRGWVQHQRKAARQEAASRSVSCPLCEAEVQHSLDEFKAHYTLKHPTSADHSDIEEAFKNCTLQGNDATKARSSETRPPGDTTNAGAVTRKRPVSGNPDFTDRAEDDFDRLNLAGDDSVSTRRGSKKICSPPASITQQRGSSPPTPGRSRARLSERDDDFVRTKNPTGRQLWTADDARKTGSPQRPRTPQTRHGQLMSSSSHHRSPQHKGQRNPGQHHGQPKQSADAAASTSELFRQPDTRSISSDQLAAEVQGIYAGLVLLESKCIEYDSTQKETDLSQEQYHALISLHRSLLHEHHDFLLASQHPSASAALRRLASKYFMPARMWRHGIHSFLELLRRKLPGSLEHMLTFIYIAYTMMALLYETVPAFEDTWIECLGDLGRYRMAVEDDDIRDREIWTGVSRFWYTKASDKIPMTGRLYHHLAILARPNALQQLYYYAKSLCVPVPFLSARDSVMTLFDPLLNANPSASQRLEPADVAFVRVHGILFSGTHEDQLEPSMKQFLELLDNRIGREHGNWLESGYFIGISLSCLLLGFGDTSNVLMNAVLKSQQADDTMMDDLPDPVLTDAFKTAVGFAARTYEIVIARWGDKNTLPCLHTLLVFHWFMMDFDVGRQYLEDSLPWEQTALLFNYLLRTSEFTPRLDTPEIPWPEGGKAHPLPEDYAMRGLIYTGTYFPKKWFDNTAIDDDEKYFEPASTVGKRCERILWLGHSIAMKKRQLHWDKHARQFSTKGGNHNDELEDEPVELAASVTDVASTEPANP